A window of Streptomyces marispadix contains these coding sequences:
- a CDS encoding cytochrome P450 has protein sequence MPAGIRAWSVGSFGLLKRLLTDERVSKDPRQHWPAWQRGEFHDTWIRSWVGVTNMFTSYGADHRRLRKLVAPAFTARRTEAMLPRVERITGELLDAMAGLPPGEPVDLRGAYAHPLPMGVICELFGVPDEQRPDMARLVERIMDTSVSPEEAARTAEEVQSAFGALVALKRREPGEDLTSVLVSARDDETGSKLSEAELLDTLLLVIGAGHETTVNLIGNAVHALLTHPAQLELVLDGRVSWNDVIEETLRWAPSIASLPLRYAVEDIELGAELVGDAEELPGRRHWRRRRRFRRGRRHGHDSPR, from the coding sequence TTGCCTGCGGGTATCCGTGCGTGGTCCGTCGGCAGTTTCGGTCTGCTGAAGCGGCTGCTGACCGACGAGCGGGTCTCGAAGGATCCGCGGCAGCACTGGCCGGCGTGGCAGCGCGGCGAGTTCCACGACACGTGGATTCGTTCCTGGGTCGGTGTGACGAACATGTTCACGTCGTACGGGGCGGATCACCGGCGGCTGCGGAAGCTGGTCGCTCCGGCTTTCACGGCCCGCCGTACGGAGGCGATGCTTCCGCGCGTCGAGCGCATCACGGGTGAACTGCTCGACGCGATGGCGGGGTTACCGCCCGGCGAGCCGGTCGATCTGCGCGGCGCGTATGCGCATCCGCTGCCGATGGGTGTGATCTGTGAACTGTTCGGCGTTCCCGATGAGCAGCGTCCGGACATGGCCCGCCTCGTGGAACGCATCATGGACACTTCCGTTTCGCCGGAGGAGGCGGCCCGTACGGCGGAGGAGGTGCAGAGTGCCTTCGGTGCGCTGGTCGCGCTCAAGCGGCGGGAGCCGGGTGAGGATCTGACGAGCGTGCTGGTCTCCGCGCGTGACGACGAGACGGGGTCGAAGCTGTCGGAGGCGGAGCTGCTCGACACGCTTCTGCTGGTGATCGGCGCGGGCCATGAGACGACGGTGAACCTGATCGGCAACGCCGTGCACGCCCTGCTGACCCATCCCGCCCAGCTTGAACTCGTTCTCGATGGGCGTGTCTCGTGGAACGACGTCATCGAGGAGACGCTGCGCTGGGCGCCGAGCATCGCCTCGCTTCCGTTGCGGTACGCGGTGGAGGACATCGAGCTGGGCGCCGAACTCGTCGGGGACGCCGAGGAGTTGCCTGGCCGACGCCACTGGCGGCGTCGGCGGCGCTTCCGGCGCGGACGGCGGCACGGTCACGATTCGCCGAGGTGA
- a CDS encoding cytochrome P450, whose translation MEHLSFGHGVHFCLGAPLARMEARTALPALFERFPELCLAVPPEELRQVESFIAHGYRTLPVLLHGSR comes from the coding sequence GTGGAGCATCTGTCGTTCGGGCACGGCGTGCACTTCTGCCTGGGCGCTCCCCTCGCGCGCATGGAAGCCCGTACGGCGCTCCCCGCGCTGTTCGAGCGCTTCCCGGAGCTGTGTCTGGCGGTGCCGCCGGAGGAGCTTAGGCAGGTGGAGTCGTTCATCGCGCACGGCTATCGCACGCTGCCCGTGCTGCTGCACGGCTCCCGCTGA
- a CDS encoding AfsR/SARP family transcriptional regulator has protein sequence MGAGAEGIIGRGTEQLEHTLCFTVLGPVRAHRGDQELSMGSPQQRAMLAALLLRGGHTATAEELIDALWGEEPPEQAKATLRTYAFRIRKALGDDAELLVSESGGYAIRTGRAFSDVSLDLDVATALVAEAEKSAASGDRSRARDSYAAALAQFSGEPLASVPGPFAERQRSSLAEWQLTLQEHRIDLDLQLAGHTEAVSELTALTAAHPLRERLRELLMLALYRSGRQAEALAVFADTRRLLADELGVDPCAELTGLHQRILEADDGLALAPDEPSGPATPKPAQPAQLPAAVADFTGRKAFVAELKDQLALAEGTVMALSAVAGIGGVGKTTLAVHVAHAAAEYFPDGQLYVDLQGAGPSAAEPEAVLGAFLRSLGVEDNGIPEGVEERSALFRSLLSGRRILTLLDNARDAAQVRPLLAGAAGCAALVTSRTRMTDLAGAHLIDLDVMSPDEAMTLFTRIVGEERVTAERQAAMAVVGACGFLPLAIRIAAARLASRRTWTVAVLAEKLADERRRLDELQVGDQAVKATFELGYGQLDAEQARGFRLLGLADGPDISLHAAAALLDRPAGSTESLLESLVDASLLESAAPGRYRFHDLVRLFARACAERDEQPPSEREAAFSRLLDFYLATASKVFALERPGERAVDHLTRPRTGGLRFADRDAALAWLFSEADCVLACVQQAAERGLLRHAADLLIAVKDCADSGVHSLRYERAAATVRDAARDAGDVLAEARTQIMLTHVHIVAGRFDQADQEAERAALLAGASGDVLAGCWSLNDRGIVANCQQRYSDGEAYLLRAIDAFREDRNRPSEASALCNLAQICLALGQTDRGIQLAEQGLEIYETLDHGMRTANARYVLGRALTHGGHVEEGLDQLNQAASLFHESRQPLWEGVSNFRIAEAHLAARRPAQAAGHAEQALALRGIGGEWMRGRMLTVLGRALVALGQRDRARVCWKDALAIFEEMGASDADEVRALLTPAQAA, from the coding sequence ATGGGCGCGGGCGCCGAGGGGATCATCGGCCGCGGGACCGAGCAACTGGAGCACACGCTGTGCTTCACGGTGCTCGGACCGGTCCGTGCCCACCGCGGTGACCAGGAGCTGTCCATGGGTTCGCCGCAGCAGCGTGCGATGCTCGCGGCGCTGCTGCTGCGCGGCGGCCACACGGCCACGGCGGAGGAGCTGATCGACGCCCTGTGGGGTGAGGAGCCCCCGGAGCAGGCGAAGGCGACGCTGCGCACCTACGCCTTCCGTATCCGCAAGGCGCTCGGAGACGATGCGGAGCTGCTGGTCAGCGAGTCGGGCGGCTATGCGATCCGTACGGGCCGTGCCTTCTCCGACGTCTCGCTGGATCTGGATGTGGCCACGGCGCTGGTCGCCGAGGCGGAGAAGTCCGCGGCGAGCGGCGACCGTTCACGGGCGCGTGACAGCTATGCCGCCGCTCTCGCGCAGTTCAGCGGTGAGCCGCTGGCGAGTGTTCCGGGCCCGTTCGCGGAGCGGCAGCGCAGCAGCCTGGCGGAGTGGCAGCTCACTCTTCAGGAGCACCGCATCGATCTGGATCTCCAACTCGCGGGTCACACCGAGGCGGTGAGCGAGCTGACCGCTTTGACGGCGGCGCATCCGCTGCGGGAGCGGCTGCGGGAGCTGCTGATGCTGGCGCTGTACCGCAGCGGCCGGCAGGCGGAGGCGCTGGCGGTGTTCGCCGACACCCGTCGTCTGCTGGCGGACGAACTGGGCGTCGATCCGTGCGCGGAGCTTACGGGCCTTCACCAGCGCATTCTCGAAGCGGACGACGGTCTCGCCCTCGCACCGGACGAGCCGTCGGGCCCGGCCACGCCGAAGCCCGCGCAGCCCGCTCAACTGCCTGCGGCGGTCGCGGACTTCACGGGACGTAAGGCGTTCGTCGCGGAGCTGAAGGACCAACTGGCTCTGGCGGAGGGCACGGTGATGGCGCTGTCCGCGGTGGCGGGCATCGGCGGCGTCGGCAAGACGACCCTGGCCGTGCATGTGGCGCATGCCGCGGCCGAGTACTTTCCCGACGGTCAGCTCTACGTCGACCTTCAGGGCGCGGGCCCTTCGGCTGCGGAACCGGAGGCGGTGCTGGGGGCGTTCCTGCGTTCGCTGGGTGTCGAGGACAACGGCATCCCGGAAGGGGTCGAGGAGAGATCGGCGCTGTTCCGTTCGCTGCTGTCGGGCCGCCGCATACTCACCCTCCTCGACAACGCCCGTGACGCGGCGCAGGTGCGTCCCCTGCTGGCGGGGGCCGCGGGCTGTGCCGCGCTGGTCACCAGCCGTACGCGGATGACGGATCTGGCGGGCGCGCACCTGATAGACCTCGATGTGATGAGCCCCGACGAGGCGATGACGCTCTTCACGCGCATCGTCGGGGAGGAGCGGGTGACCGCCGAGCGTCAGGCGGCGATGGCGGTCGTCGGTGCCTGCGGTTTCCTTCCGCTGGCGATCCGTATCGCCGCGGCCCGGCTCGCCTCCCGCCGGACGTGGACGGTGGCCGTACTCGCGGAGAAGCTCGCCGACGAGCGGCGCCGTCTCGACGAACTCCAGGTCGGCGACCAGGCCGTGAAGGCCACCTTCGAGTTGGGCTACGGCCAGCTCGATGCCGAACAGGCCCGTGGTTTCCGCCTGTTGGGCCTCGCCGACGGCCCTGACATCTCGCTGCACGCCGCGGCGGCGCTGCTGGACCGTCCGGCGGGCAGCACCGAGTCGCTGCTGGAGTCGCTGGTCGACGCGTCCCTGCTGGAGTCGGCCGCGCCTGGCCGCTACCGCTTCCACGATCTGGTGCGTCTCTTCGCGCGTGCCTGCGCGGAGCGCGACGAGCAGCCGCCGTCGGAGCGTGAGGCGGCCTTCTCCCGGCTGCTGGACTTCTATCTCGCGACCGCTTCGAAGGTCTTCGCCCTGGAACGCCCCGGCGAGCGGGCCGTCGACCATCTCACCCGGCCGCGCACCGGCGGTCTGCGCTTCGCGGACCGCGACGCCGCGCTCGCGTGGCTGTTCTCCGAGGCGGACTGTGTGCTGGCCTGTGTGCAGCAGGCCGCCGAGCGCGGGCTGCTGCGCCACGCCGCGGACCTGCTGATCGCGGTGAAGGACTGCGCGGACTCGGGTGTGCACTCGCTGCGTTACGAGCGGGCCGCCGCCACCGTGCGCGACGCCGCCCGCGACGCCGGCGACGTGCTCGCCGAGGCCCGTACGCAGATCATGCTCACGCACGTCCACATCGTCGCGGGCCGCTTCGACCAGGCCGATCAGGAGGCGGAGCGCGCGGCGCTGCTCGCCGGTGCCTCGGGCGATGTCCTGGCGGGCTGCTGGTCCCTCAACGACCGGGGCATCGTGGCCAATTGCCAGCAGCGCTACAGCGACGGCGAGGCGTATCTGCTGCGCGCCATCGACGCCTTCCGCGAGGACCGCAACCGGCCCAGCGAGGCGAGCGCGCTGTGCAACCTCGCGCAGATCTGCCTGGCGCTCGGCCAGACCGACCGCGGAATTCAGCTCGCCGAGCAGGGACTTGAGATCTACGAGACCCTCGACCACGGCATGCGTACGGCCAACGCCCGCTATGTGCTGGGCCGTGCCCTCACGCACGGCGGTCATGTCGAGGAGGGCCTGGATCAGCTCAACCAGGCCGCCTCCCTCTTCCACGAGAGCCGCCAGCCGCTGTGGGAGGGCGTCTCCAACTTCCGTATCGCGGAGGCCCACTTGGCGGCGCGGCGGCCCGCGCAGGCGGCCGGGCACGCCGAACAGGCCCTTGCGCTGCGCGGCATCGGCGGCGAGTGGATGCGCGGCAGGATGCTCACGGTCCTGGGGCGTGCGCTGGTGGCGCTGGGTCAGCGTGACCGTGCAAGGGTGTGCTGGAAGGACGCCCTGGCCATCTTCGAGGAGATGGGCGCCTCCGACGCGGACGAGGTGCGGGCGCTTCTGACCCCTGCTCAAGCTGCGTAA